The DNA sequence TAGCCTGGTCGGTTTGTCGGTTCTTCCCTTAGGAGTAGAATCTTCTTAGGTTGTCCGCATTCCATGTTCTTGGGATTTTCTTGCCGTCAAGTCTTTCTAGTTTGAATGCTCCTTTTCCCATCGCTTTCTTGATTCTATATGGGCCTTCCCAGTTGGCCGCTAGCTTGCCTTCTCCTGGGGTCGGCAGGCCGACATCATTTCGTCTCAGGACGAGATCGTTTGGCTCGAATTCCCTCTTGAGTactttggtgttgtagcgcAGAGCCACTCTTTGTTTTAGCGCCGTTTCTGTCAAATGGGCCATTTCCCTGGCTTCATCTATCAGGTCCTTTTCTATGGTTTCGTCTACTCCCTTTAGGAGCAACCGCGGGCTTGGTTCCCCGATCTCCACGGGTATTACCGCGTCCACACCGTATGTCAGCCGGAAAGGAGTTTCTTTAGTAGATGACTGTTCGGTTGTTCGGTAGGACCAGAGAACCGCTGCTAGTTCATCGGCCCAAGCACCCTTTTTACTGTCCAACCTCTTTTTTAGTCCTGAAAGGATAACCTTGTTGGCGGACTCTACTTGTCCGTTCGTCTGGGGGTGTTCTACTGAAGAGAACCTTTGTCTTACACCGAGGCCGCTGAGAAATTCCGTGAACTTCTTGTCGGTAAACTGTGTGCCAttgtccgagatgacgactTCAGGTATCCCGAATCGtgttatcacctgcctccacatgaattttctgcaattggccgaggatatgctagccaggggttcggcttctatccatttggtgtagtaatCAATTGCCACTATGAGATATTTGACCTGCCCAGGGCCGACCGGGAAGGGCCCTAAGAGGTCGATTCCCCACTGAGCGAATGGCCGGGAGGTCGTCAGAAAGCTTAACTCGGAGGCCGGCGCTCtggcaaagttggcgttctgtTGGCACTTTACGCATTTTTTCACAAACTCTTTGAAATCTGCCATCATCGACGGCCAGTAGTATCCGGCTCGGATTAGTTTCCTTGCTAGGTCTTTGCCTCCGATGTGATGCCCACAGCAGCCCTCGTGGACTTCTCTGAGGACGTAGTCCGTCTGGTCGGGGTGCAGGCACTTTAGTAGAGGTTGGCTGAGCCCTTTCCTGAACAGCTGCCCTTGGATGACGGCGTATTTGGCCGCCTCTCTTCTTAGTTTCGCCGCATCCTTTTCATCACCAGGGACTTGGCCGTGTTCTAGGAAGTtggtgatggggtctagccatgaAGAGCTTAGGGTTGTCATGTGTAGTGCAATTGCTGGTTCTCTTGTcatgccttggatgagagaccggTTCCCCTCCCCTGGCTTTGAGCTGGCCAATTTTGATAGAAGGTCTGCCCGTGTGTTCCTCTCTCTGGGTACGTGTTGGACCGTGACCTCATCGAActtttggctcaagcttttaaccttttccaagtacttctgtAACAGGGGGTCCTTGGCTTGGTAGCTGCCGTTTACTTGGGAAGTGACGACTTGGGAATCGCTGCATACTTCCAGTCTTCTTGCGCCGACCTCTGCCGCCAGGGCCAAGCCTCCtatgagggcttcgtattctgcttggttgttcgagatgGGAAACTCGAACCTAACCGACTGTTCGTATACTACCCCAATCGGGCTTTCCAGGATGATCCCGGCACCTCCAAaggtctggttggaggctccgtccacatggagcttccaccgtgtaccGATGTCTTCGCCTGGGTCTCCTGTTACTTCAACCAAAAAATCCGCCATGGCTtgcgccttgatggcttgccggggCTCGTACCGTATGTCATATTGAGAGAGTTCGATGTaccaagtcatcattcttcccgccaGGTCGGGTTTTTGGAGAACTTGCCGGATCCCTTGGTCCGTTCTGACGACAACTTGGTGACTTTGGAAGTACTGTTTTAGCCTTCTGGAGGAGGTTAGGAGTgctaaggctagcttttccaacttgctaTATCTTAATTCTGCTCCTTGTAGGGCCCTGCTTATGAAGTAGACTGGTTGTTGGGCTTTCCCGTCCTCCCGTATCAGTACTGCGGCCAGGGCTTCGCTTGTTATAGCGATGTATAGGTATAGTGGTTCCCCGTCCCTTGGCTTCCCGAGAACGGGAGGTGCCGccaggatttccttgaagttctgaaaggcttcttcgcacgcgggtgtccactcaaacgccatccctttcttcatgaggttgaAAAATGGCAGGGCCTTTGTCGCCGAGGCTCCGAGAAACCGGGAAAGTGATGTCAATCGCCCTGCTAACCTCTGGACGTCCTTGATACTGCCCGGGCTCTTCATCTGAAGTATCGCctggcatttctccgggttagcttctacccctctctgagttatcataaatcccaggaacttgccggcctccatggcgaaggcgcacttgaggGGGTTTAGCCTCATACCGTGTTGGCGCAGGGACGCAAATACACTTGCCAGGTCATTCAAGAGGTCGTCAGGTCGTGTTGTTTTGGCCAGGATGTCGTCCACATAGACTTCAATCGTTTTCCCTATGAGGTCGTGGAATATtctgttcatcagcctttgatatgtcGCCCCCGCATTTTTCAAGCCGAACGGCATTACCTTGTAGCAGAAGGTTCCTcctggcgttatgaacgccgtcttgtcttcgtctggtcggtgcatcggtatctgattgtagccggagtaggcgtccatgaaactcAAATACCGGTATCCTGCCGCGGCGTCGACGAGTGCATCTATGTTGGGGAGGGGGAAGcaatctttggggcatgctttgttaaggtcagagtagtctacgcacattctccatctGCCATTGTGTTTTTTCACCAGTACCACATTTGAGAGCCACGTCGAGTAGTCCACTTCTCGTATGaagcctgcttctaggaggccgGCCGTTTGCTTGGCTACCTCCTCTGCTCTTTCGGCCGACATCTTTCTTCTCCGTTGAGCCACTGGGCGTGCTTCCGGCTTGACGGCTAGATGGTGTGAGCTGATTTTTggatctatgcccggcatgtcggctggaGTCCAGGCAAACAAGTCACTATTAGCTCTTATCATTTCGATTAAGGGCTCCTTCAACTCATGTGGGAGGTTCTTGTTAACGAATGTGAATTTCTCCACTTCGTCACCAATTCTAAACTTTTCCAGATCCCCTTCTGGTTCCGGCCTCGGCTTGTCGTCTACTCGAGCGTCGAGGTCGGCTAGGAACACGCCGGATGCTTCCTTGGACTTCTTTCTAAGGGAGAGACTGGAGTTGTCGCAAGCGACCGCCGTCTCGAGGTCTCCCCTTATGGTCCCTACGGATCCCTCATCAGTAACAAACTTCATAACTAGCAGCTTCGTGTTGATTATGGCTTCAAAATCATTGATTGtttttcttcccaagatgatgttgtaggcGGTGGAGTCTCGGAGAATCACGAACTCGGCCATCGCCGATCTTCGGCCTTGTACCTGTCCCACCGAGATCGGTAGGGAAATGACTCCGTCCggtttgatgaagtggtcgcctaACCCGATAACCCCGTGCTGGTGAGTCGTCAGGTCGGCATCCTTCAGCCCTAGTGCGTCGAAcacgttgcggaacatgatgtttgaatcAGCTCCTGTGTCGACAAGAATCCGTTTGACGAGGCCGTTTCCCACTCTGTCCGTTATGACCATGGGGGGGTTTTCCGGGGCGTCGCTGAACCATTGGTCTTCCGGGCCGAAGGAAATGGATGGAGGTTTCTTGGAGCTCTGTACTTGCGGGGATGAGATCGCCAGTACCTTGGCGTCTTTCTTGTGTGCCGACCGTGATTTTGGTGCAGCGTTTTTTGCCGTTACCACGTTTATCACAGTGAGGCCGTGGTCTCTGTCCTCGGGTTCTTGTCGCCGTTTAGCTGAACGGGCTTTGCCTTCCTCGTCTTGATCGCGATAGCGCCTCCTTGGCTCTCTGATGAGATGGGAGAACGCTGCtaactttccttcccttatcGCTTGTTCCAGCGCATCCCTCAGGTCAAAACAATCCTGCGTTTGGTGGCCATAACCCTTGTGGTAATCACAATAAAGGTTCTTGTTTCCTCCCGTCCGGTCCTTAAGTTGTCGGGGCTTCGGAAGAATTCCCTTCTCTGCTATCTGCTGGTAGACTTCCACAATGGGGAGAGTGAGTGGAGTGTAGTTATTGAATTTCCCGACCCGGGGGAACGGTCGAGGTGCCCTGTTTGACGCTTCCTCCCTAGCTTTTTCCTTTGCTCTCTCTCCGTCGACGGGTTGCCGGGCTTGGCTGTAACCGGATTGCCGtttattggcagccacgactcggctgacttcctcgtcATTTATATACTCCTTGGCCACTATTTGGATTTCATGCATCGTCCAAACCGGTTTCGTGGTAAGGTGTTTTCGGAAGttctcgttgaggaggccgttcgtTAGGCAAAGACTGGCCACCGAGTCGGTTAAGCCGTCAATTTCCAAGCATTCATCGTTGAACCGATCCAAATATTTCCTTGTCGGTTCTCCTTGTCTCTGGGTTATGCCTAGAAGGTTGATGGGGTGCTTAGCCTTCGCGATCCGCGTTGTAAATTGGGCCAGGAATGCACGGCTGATGTATGAAAAACCGTAGATGGAACCTTGCGGGAGACCGTTGAACCATCTAATTGCTGGCCCTGCTAGTGTCACCGGGAAGGCGCGGCATCTCACTTCGTCCCCCACTCCTTCTAGATTCATCCTGGCCTCAAAGGCCGTGAGGTGTTCTAGAGGATCTTGAGTtccgtcgtacctcatgtccgttggcttgtcgaagtgtttcggcaGCCGGACCTCGAGGATAGATTGGTGGAACGGGGTGACGCCCATTATGACGGGTTGTCGTGTTCTTCCGTCTTCGCGACCTCTTGTCGCTCGATGGGTCGGTCTGCCGCGGGAGTAGATGATCGTGTCATTTCGTCTCCTCCTTACGGGTGACTCCTCCCGCGAGCTCTCCGCTTCCGACCGTGGGCGGCTTCGGTGGGAGTCTTCCTGCTCGCTCCCAGGAGACGGGCTGTAGCTCGGGTCGGTAGACCGTCCCTCTCGCTCCCGGTCGGCAAGCTGCCGTTCTAGGTTCTGAACTCTGTGGCGTAGCtcttgcattattatggcgctgTCGCCGCCCGTTCCTCCGAATGGTCGTGCCCTCGTGTGCCGATGGGGGGACCTCCGCCGCCCCCCTTGCGAGGCGACGGAGGCTGCCCCCTCCGCTCCGGCTGCCCGAGCGTGGTCGCCGGGACCCAGTACGACTTCCATTTAGAGATCCCCACAGGCGGCGCCAATGTTCAGTTGTCGGATCCTGGACAGGTCGGGTGTGCAAGAGATGGGGTGGATAGGTGAGGATGTCGGAGCCTTGGTCGCACTGGTTGTGGGTCTGCCGAGCTGTCGAGCACTTGTGCTGGTGAATGGACAAAAaagggggggtgccacctgcaaagacactccgacgcttaAGTCAGCAATGTGCAGGCGAGCAGAATGAAGGGTTGAAAAGAtatgacgtacctcgggggaagagccaatcttccccttatatacatgtcagtagtgggcccccTCATGGGACAGGCCCATGTTCCCAAGGACGCTGTCCTGCAGCCGTGTGTGagccgtacaggacgcgtgtccgggtcggttggagggcgcgtgtccgggtcgggtaTCGCTCAGGTCGGGTCGACCCGTGCTGATTTTGGGCCGGGCCGTAACAACAGGATAATTGAGAGATTGAACAAGATGTAAATTATAGGATGTAAACAGGTTGGTCAAAATAGCGAAATACATATGATTTTATATATGataaaaagtgcctttaaaacttaatggtaaattctatcgcactgcTATAAGACCGGTTATGTTTTATGGTACAGAGTGTTGGGCGGCCAAAAGGAGCACAAACATAAGCTAAGTGTGGCaaagatgaagatgttgagatggatgagcgGTCATACGCAATTGAATAAAACAAGGAACAAAAATATaaggagagagttggagtagtaCCAATTGTAGAAAAGATGGTAGAATCGCAGCTgatttggacatgtgagaaaaAGATCGACAAAACACCTAGTCAGGAGGTGGATGAGATGGAGGAAGatctaagaagaccatccaaacgagatctacatgtgaACGGTATCGCTATAAACATGATATATGACCAAGTTCAATGAcatcgtttgattcatgtagtcgactccacttagtgggacaaggctttatTGCAGTTGTtgtactaaaattaaaaataatttacttttaaatattttgttttagtaATAAGATAACATTTTGTAAAGttatctaattatattattttttattacataataaatataaaaattaaatatttttttactcaaatcatatATAATTAGAAAGATATATAAAGTTATAATAATACACATgacaaatttattattaataaaaaaatttaaatatttttatttaataaatatattaaaaatttaaaatttttatattttttaatttataaacttaacattctaatttaaatttatgaaAAAGAATTTATCTATGAGAGACCTTAACGAATGTACTTACAACATTTGTTAGCAAAATTTGATGCAATCACTAATCACAAAACTATCTATTAGAGACCTTAATTAATGTACACGTGTCCCGGCAAGTTCACCGTCTTGGCTTTCAAGAACAGCATCGAAGCAACACGAACCCCCAAGTCCCcaaccactctctctctcttccgtCACACACAATCACACATACTTAACCCAATCCCTAtttctcattcttcttctttctctttttcttgatTCCTCACTCACTCCGTCACTTAACCAatctccattcttcttcatccacgagattttttgtttgttttttgaGGTTGCGACTGTGAGTGAGAGTGGGAAATAGACATGTACGTTAATTCCATGAGAAAGTCCTTCAAGGACTCCCTCAAGCTCCTTGAAGCTGATATTCAACACGCCAATACCCTGtcagtttctttttcttcttctttctctctctttatcttcaattttgaaatttttgggctcaattttgttttctgaattgaacggtgatcattttcctttacaaggtgcaattttttttttttggaaaacgTCTTAAGGCCTCTCATACTTCatcttttaatattttcccCCTTCCTCGCGGGAAACGGTTGATGAATGCATAGTGTAAAATTTTTCTCGGTATGATTATTCTTTGTGGGGGTTTTAACCTCATGACAGTATTCTTATTTGGAATTTTCCTCATTAATTAGGGTTTGTTTAATTTGTTGAGTTATCATGGCTAAAAGTATAGCTTTCAGTGTTGATTTACACTTGATATTCCTTTTTGTCTTTTTCCCTCTAACTCCTTATCAGCTTTGTGAAAACTTAATACTTCTGAACCCCCTAGCTTAGCTACCTTTTTTCTTTAATCAAAACCTCGGCACATACCTCTAATTTTGTGTGTTTTGGTTGCAATAATTTCTCCCCTTGAAGTGTGACATTATCACATGTTATTACAAGAGTTGAATTTCCCATTATGTGTATGATGATATGCTTTCCCTTTGGTGAAATTCCCCCTGAAGGTTTAGTTAGTCTAAAGTTCTGAACAGTGGATTCTGTATGGATTCCAATTTTCAAATTCTTCGTAATTATCCCAAATTATCAACATTTTTCATGATGCAAAATTCTTGTATGTGTGTGTAGGGCGTCAGATTTTTCAAGGGAGTATGATGGTGCATGCCTTCAGATGAGAATGTCATACAGTCCAGCTGCAcacctctttctttttttggtgCAATGGACTGATTGTCACCTTGCGGGAGCCCTGGGATTGTTGAGAATCCTAATTTACAAGGTAAGGTGTTTTGGTTTTTGGTTGTGATGCAATATTGGAATGAAGGACATGGAGAACAATGAAGAGTGAAGAATTTGGATCATGATGTAGGTTTATGTGGATGGGACAACCACCATGTCTACCCAGGAAAGAAAAGCAAGTATTAGAGAATTCTATGGTATAATAACTTTCAACCTCTGGTATTAATGCAAGATTGAACTTGCAAATTTGCATGGGGTTGTTGATATCTTGGTTTATGGTTTCTGCAGCGGTCATATATCCCTCTTTGTTGCAACTTCAAAAGGGGGTCACTGATACGGAGGATAAGAAACAAAAGGCTGTGTGCATGGAGAGGTATCGTAAAAGAGATGATGAGGAGCATTGGCAGTCTTCTGACATAGACATTGAAAGAGAAGATGAATGTGGGATATGCATGGAAATGAATGGCAAAGTTGTGTTGCCCAACTGCAATCATGCCATGTGCCTGAAATGTTACCGAGAATGGTACTCCCTCCCCTCcttccctctctctttctctctctccccccaAAAGAATGTGAATAATTTGTCTACTACTTACTTCGATATGTTCAATTACCTGTGTTTCTGTGATAACAAATCTACCTCTATGGTTTAGTTTGGCTCGTGCATTATAATTATAGTTACTGTAACTTCTTCTTCAAGTAATAAAATGTAATCTGCTGGCTATGCCCAGGTCCTCAAGGTTTTGGGCTTGCTCAGTTAACCTTGTAAAGTTAATGTCTTATGCCCATGCGTTCAGGACTTGGTCGTTTTTTTAGTCTTACTATAAGAATGAACTGGTTTTAGAATCCCATGCTTGATTGCTGGTGTGATTTCGTCATAGACACACCCACCAATCACCATGCATATAAATAGTTTTGTTTGTTAGATATAAAATGATGTGTGCTTCTACTTGACATTCTTATTGCTATTTGAATATGAGTatcaataaattaaacaaacagAACATGGAAGTGTGAAAGAATTGGCTGTCTACTGTGATGATGGTAACCTTTTGCCCTTTAATAAAGTCTATTGCTCTTTGGTACGAGTAAGGTGCATACATCTTAACCTAATCAAATGTCTTTAGTTAGTGTGCCCTACTACTTTTTGGTGTACTGGTGTgttgaaataaaatttatctttcTGTTTTCTTATGGAACTACTATGAGTTTAGTTGTATTTTGATGTTTATTAAAACTGGAAATATTAAGCTATGACATCATTCTGGTTTCATTGTTAATTAGATCAAAAAATTGAACGTAAGGTGTCAGTATGCCGAACTGTCTGGCTTTGAGGATTGTGTGTAGACTTGTATTCGAATTCCAAGGCATGGGGTTATACAACTCGTACTAGTGAGTAATGACTAGTTATTTCTTGAATCATAAGTTTATGCGAGAATGGAACATTGTCATCTTTAGGTTCTTGGTGATACAAGCCTAGGTTTGATTGTCTATCATCTAATATCCATCAGCTAGTAGGTTATTTACTAGATAGGTAAATAAATAAGTTAAGCTCTTTTATGCTGAACAAGTTATTAGCAAGTTAAATCTGGTAAGGCACTGGAACTTGTTTGTGATGTTGCAAGTTGCAAAAGATGTATGCATTGCTGGCAACCTGGCATGTAACCTGGAGGTCACAGGAGTTGCGGAATCAGCCTTTTGAACAAACAAGGTGGGGCTGGCATCTGGGTCAAAAATTTCCCTGTACCCTGTGCGTGATGGCTAACGGGGACTTCATATCTCCAGGTTGCATTTGTTGTACCACGCTACCACGGTAGCCCGGTTATCGAAATTTTAGCTGTTGTCTTGTACCTCTGGAATTGTGCTCTTTATGTATTCTCTCAGTTAAACGATGCTTAAAGATTTGGGTATCCTTTTGCAGGCGAACAATCTGTCAGTCATGCCCATTTTGCCGAGACAGTCTGAAGAGGGTAAACTCTGGCGATCTCTGGGTTTTCACCGACAGGAGAGACATAGTAGATATGGCAACAGTGACAAGGGAGAATCTTAGAAGGCTTTATATGTACATAGACAAGTTGCCTTTGGTTGTTCCGGACTCCTTTTTTGAGGCCTATGACTCTCACATAAGGTAACAATAAGTGTGACCGCAACAGACAGATTTTAATGTATGCTGTTGTCTTCGGGTGGATACTAATTCCCTTCCAGTTGGAGTTCTAGCGACGTAAAAGCCCAAGTTCAACCCGGATTCTGCAAAATCtagtttatatatattataaatatctatatctatatattTATAGAGAGTTGCAGTGGTTTGCTTCCCACTTCTACCAGAAATATCCAGCCCTGTGTTGTTTTGGGTTGGTGGTGAAGTTGAGATGTTGGTAAATTGTATGTAGCTTAGCTCATTTGTATATCCCTGTACAGATCCAAATCCAATTACTTATTAACAAGAGATTTGCACATTCTGTTCCTTTTCATTTTAATTCTGTATGTACCGTTTCAGTAACACTTGTTTTTTTATCTTCGACTGAATGTATGTATTTTGGCACAATGTCAGGTGGTTTTTCTGTAttgcatttcattttatttgatgtggatttttatggttttctttttttcaattaaagGAAAAACATTTGCTAGTTCATCATTTTGCATCTCTTACTAGGGTAAAGAGAAAGCAGAGAGAGAAGTGAGCAATGTAAATTGTGCTTTGTTACAACTTTTaaccattcaattctctcttaatTCCAACTGTAAGAGAAATTACATTACATTTGTGGTTCCAGGTAAGGTATCCCCTCTAACTTCATCGGCTAAAATTAGCCTTACAGAAACAGGATACATATCTAAGAATTGGACTCCATTGTTGCAAGTCCCTCGTTTGCCAAGACGTCTGTTACCCGGTTTGTATATTAATAAAAGGTACACTTATAACTTTTAACTCGTGTGAACAGCATGAAATGCTATAAAATCCCATAGCTCTGCTCCACAGCCTCGTCAAGTTTCTGAGTTTGCTTCAACATTATTATATAGTTATACTAATATCTCTATATCTCCACTTCACACTCTTGGAAAAGTTGCAACTGTATTCTTTATATATTTGCCTACCAGAGTTTTAAAACGAAAATCATGATcagggaaagaaaagaaagatagtTCCTGTCTAAATAATCAGGAGTGTTA is a window from the Arachis stenosperma cultivar V10309 chromosome 3, arast.V10309.gnm1.PFL2, whole genome shotgun sequence genome containing:
- the LOC130969910 gene encoding E3 ubiquitin-protein ligase AIRP2-like, which encodes MYVNSMRKSFKDSLKLLEADIQHANTLASDFSREYDGACLQMRMSYSPAAHLFLFLVQWTDCHLAGALGLLRILIYKVYVDGTTTMSTQERKASIREFYAVIYPSLLQLQKGVTDTEDKKQKAVCMERYRKRDDEEHWQSSDIDIEREDECGICMEMNGKVVLPNCNHAMCLKCYREWRTICQSCPFCRDSLKRVNSGDLWVFTDRRDIVDMATVTRENLRRLYMYIDKLPLVVPDSFFEAYDSHIR